In one Ornithinimicrobium pratense genomic region, the following are encoded:
- a CDS encoding TIGR03085 family metal-binding protein: MIPYPEDRRSAAGAPVVRWGMPSSLRRLIATTATDLGPDAPTLCDPWSVRDLLAHLVVRESRPDALPGVAAPVKALQRHTQSVQDRVAARDFSDLVGQVVDGPAPWWPTRLPLLDRMVNTAELAVHHEDMVRAQPDWQPTDLPQEVQAQLWRTVRMAGRMTYRGAPTGVVAVAHGHGRVALRRPPDDGGTVVLRGTPLELVLHAFGREDHARVVAEGSDADVAALASHRRRL, translated from the coding sequence ATGATCCCGTACCCCGAGGATCGGCGCAGCGCTGCCGGGGCCCCCGTGGTGAGATGGGGTATGCCGTCCTCCTTGCGCAGGCTGATCGCCACCACCGCCACCGACCTGGGGCCAGACGCCCCTACCCTGTGCGACCCCTGGTCCGTCCGGGATCTGCTGGCCCACCTGGTGGTGCGCGAGTCCCGTCCCGACGCGCTGCCGGGCGTCGCGGCGCCGGTGAAGGCGCTGCAGCGGCACACGCAGTCGGTGCAGGACCGCGTCGCCGCCCGGGACTTCAGCGACCTGGTCGGGCAGGTGGTCGACGGGCCTGCGCCCTGGTGGCCAACCCGGCTTCCTCTGCTGGACCGGATGGTCAACACGGCCGAGCTGGCGGTCCACCACGAGGACATGGTCCGCGCCCAGCCGGACTGGCAGCCGACCGATCTGCCGCAGGAGGTCCAGGCCCAGCTCTGGCGCACCGTGCGGATGGCGGGCCGGATGACCTACCGCGGCGCACCCACGGGGGTGGTCGCGGTGGCGCACGGGCATGGGCGGGTGGCGCTGCGCCGGCCGCCGGACGACGGCGGCACCGTGGTCCTGCGGGGGACGCCGTTGGAGCTGGTCCTGCACGCCTTCGGCCGTGAGGACCACGCCCGGGTGGTCGCCGAGGGCTCGGATGCCGACGTCGCGGCGCTGGCCAGCCACCGACGCAGGCTCTGA
- a CDS encoding HGxxPAAW family protein: protein MHEDNHGHSKAAWVGVTIMLVGTVVGCWGVFAGPEVLLYIGLGVGVVGAVAWYGMERAGYGGNSKIAQHDG from the coding sequence ATGCACGAAGACAACCACGGCCACAGCAAGGCAGCCTGGGTCGGCGTCACGATCATGCTGGTCGGCACGGTCGTCGGCTGCTGGGGCGTCTTCGCCGGCCCCGAGGTGCTGCTGTACATCGGGCTCGGGGTCGGGGTGGTCGGTGCGGTGGCCTGGTACGGCATGGAGCGGGCCGGGTACGGCGGAAACTCGAAGATCGCCCAGCACGACGGCTGA
- a CDS encoding DsbA family protein: MPRPPAPQVKPVSSKGPPGVLIGAVVVLVLALIAGLVWAATRDGADLSAEGSANALPEGGGISLGPDPEAGIPKLHVYGDFQCPWCGVLEDAIGESVQEKVEAGETHVTVTLMSFLDGRVPGENSVRAANAALCADDQDVFLPYYHQVYVNRPAEEGSGWTDDQLVSFAGAAGIEGDDLDTFTSCLEDRSHVDYVHAMQERANRDGVSGTPRLFVDGTQITDEQMQGLMENRVTLDQVVAAHS; the protein is encoded by the coding sequence ATGCCCCGTCCGCCCGCCCCCCAGGTCAAGCCGGTCTCCAGCAAGGGTCCCCCCGGCGTCCTCATCGGCGCCGTCGTAGTGCTGGTGCTCGCTCTGATCGCCGGCTTGGTGTGGGCCGCGACCCGTGACGGCGCCGACCTGTCAGCCGAGGGCTCGGCCAACGCCCTGCCCGAGGGCGGCGGGATCAGCCTGGGCCCCGACCCGGAGGCCGGCATCCCGAAGCTGCACGTCTACGGCGACTTCCAGTGCCCCTGGTGCGGGGTGTTGGAAGACGCGATCGGGGAGTCGGTGCAAGAGAAGGTGGAAGCTGGCGAAACGCACGTCACCGTCACTCTGATGTCCTTCCTGGACGGCCGGGTCCCGGGCGAGAACTCGGTGCGCGCCGCCAACGCGGCGCTGTGCGCGGACGACCAGGACGTCTTCCTGCCCTACTACCACCAGGTCTACGTCAACCGCCCGGCCGAGGAGGGCAGCGGCTGGACTGACGACCAGCTGGTCTCCTTCGCCGGAGCGGCCGGGATTGAGGGCGACGACCTGGACACCTTCACCAGCTGCCTGGAGGACCGGTCGCACGTCGACTACGTCCACGCCATGCAGGAGCGGGCCAACCGCGACGGGGTCAGCGGGACGCCCCGCCTGTTCGTCGACGGCACCCAGATCACCGACGAGCAGATGCAGGGCCTGATGGAGAACCGGGTCACCCTGGACCAGGTCGTCGCCGCGCACTCCTGA
- the trpC gene encoding indole-3-glycerol phosphate synthase TrpC, with protein sequence MPTVLEQIIEGVREDLAVRRAARPLTQVQESAAATPWPRDALASLTERRGVHVIAEVKRSSPSKGALAAIADPAALAADYAAGGASVISVLTEQRRFGGSLADLDAVRARVDVPVLCKDFVVDPYQVWEARAHGADLVLLIAAALPQEVLQGLLERVESLGMHALVEVHDEEELGRALDAGARIVGVNNRDLRTLEVDRSTFARLAPGIPAGRVAVAESGIRGPLDVMAAAEAGAGAVLVGEALVTGSSPRDAVAELVAAGAHPAVRGQQVGTRGGER encoded by the coding sequence GTGCCGACCGTGCTGGAGCAGATCATCGAGGGCGTCCGTGAGGACCTTGCCGTACGCCGCGCCGCCCGCCCCCTCACCCAGGTGCAGGAGAGCGCGGCCGCTACGCCCTGGCCCCGGGATGCCCTCGCTTCGCTCACCGAGCGCAGGGGCGTCCACGTGATCGCTGAGGTCAAGCGGAGCAGCCCCTCCAAGGGGGCTCTGGCGGCCATCGCCGACCCCGCGGCCCTGGCCGCCGACTATGCCGCCGGCGGGGCGAGCGTCATCAGCGTGCTCACCGAGCAGCGCCGGTTCGGCGGCTCGCTCGCGGACCTCGACGCCGTCCGAGCCCGGGTGGACGTGCCCGTCCTGTGCAAGGACTTCGTCGTCGACCCCTACCAGGTGTGGGAGGCGCGGGCGCACGGCGCGGACCTCGTCCTGCTCATTGCCGCGGCCCTGCCCCAGGAGGTGCTCCAGGGCCTGCTGGAACGGGTGGAGTCGCTGGGAATGCACGCCCTGGTCGAGGTGCACGACGAGGAGGAGCTGGGCCGAGCGCTGGACGCCGGTGCCCGGATCGTGGGGGTGAACAACCGCGACCTGCGCACCTTGGAGGTGGACAGGAGCACCTTTGCTCGTCTCGCGCCCGGCATCCCGGCAGGGCGGGTTGCGGTCGCCGAGTCCGGCATCCGCGGACCTCTGGACGTCATGGCCGCCGCCGAGGCAGGCGCTGGGGCCGTGCTGGTCGGGGAGGCCCTGGTGACCGGCAGCTCCCCGCGGGACGCGGTGGCCGAGCTGGTGGCGGCCGGTGCCCACCCAGCAGTGCGTGGTCAGCAGGTCGGGACACGCGGGGGTGAGCGGTGA
- a CDS encoding ABC transporter ATP-binding protein codes for MSTASQPVPRPVASRAVLRRGLGVIWGGMKTEPRPTIVAVIGSVLWAAATVGTAAAIGYVTDQYIEPAVLQRQVEAAALWTVFGVLVAVLVVNVIGVILRRVFATVAGFNLQARYRRDVTRQYLRLPLSWHHAHPSGQLLSNAHADVEATWQVFNPLPMAIGVVFMLFIAGTMMVLVDPFLAFIGLLVFPGLFAANVVFQRFMSPRITLAQQLRAEVAEVAHESFEAGLVVKSMGREEEETERFRTQTHELRDALIQVGRTRGVFEPVIEAIPTLGTLAVLGVGTWQVSRGELGAAEVVQMAYLFSILAFPVRALGWVLAELPRSVVGYDRVQHVLQAEGSMHYGRATFADRDGPASSELQDVVYAHPGEEKPTITGVTLEIPAGSTTALVGPTGAGKTTLTNLALRLVDADSGRVRIDDVDARELQLGEIPAVATLVAQQTFMFDDSVRGNVTLGESASDESVWEALRIAQAEGFVRELPDGLDTVIGERGGSLSGGQRQRIALARAVWRRPRLLVLDDATSAVDPSVEQAILAGLREARAGMTVLVVAYRMATITLADQVVYLEHGRVVDRGPHPELLARCQGYADLVHAYAREAAERAAVAGQEETQ; via the coding sequence ATGTCCACCGCCAGCCAACCGGTGCCCCGCCCCGTCGCATCGCGCGCGGTGCTGCGGCGCGGGTTGGGGGTCATCTGGGGCGGGATGAAGACCGAGCCGCGCCCCACGATCGTGGCGGTGATCGGGTCGGTGCTGTGGGCAGCGGCGACGGTGGGCACGGCTGCGGCCATCGGCTATGTGACGGACCAGTACATCGAGCCGGCCGTGCTCCAGCGCCAGGTCGAGGCCGCCGCGCTGTGGACCGTCTTCGGCGTGCTGGTCGCCGTCCTGGTGGTCAACGTCATCGGTGTCATCCTGCGGCGCGTCTTCGCGACCGTCGCCGGCTTCAACCTGCAGGCCCGCTACCGCCGGGACGTCACCCGGCAGTACCTGCGCCTGCCCCTGTCCTGGCACCATGCGCACCCGTCCGGGCAGCTGCTGTCGAACGCGCACGCCGACGTCGAGGCCACCTGGCAGGTGTTCAACCCCCTGCCCATGGCCATCGGCGTGGTGTTCATGCTCTTCATCGCCGGCACGATGATGGTGCTGGTCGACCCGTTCCTGGCCTTCATCGGCCTGCTGGTCTTCCCTGGGCTGTTCGCCGCCAACGTCGTCTTCCAGCGCTTTATGTCGCCCCGGATCACGCTCGCCCAGCAGCTACGTGCCGAGGTGGCCGAGGTGGCCCACGAGTCCTTCGAGGCCGGCCTGGTGGTCAAGTCGATGGGCCGCGAGGAGGAGGAGACCGAGCGCTTCCGGACCCAGACCCACGAGCTGCGCGACGCGCTGATCCAGGTGGGCCGCACTCGGGGAGTCTTCGAACCGGTCATCGAGGCCATCCCGACGCTGGGGACGCTGGCCGTGCTCGGCGTGGGGACCTGGCAGGTCTCCCGCGGCGAGCTGGGCGCCGCCGAGGTGGTGCAGATGGCCTACCTGTTCTCGATCCTGGCCTTCCCGGTGCGCGCGCTGGGCTGGGTGCTGGCAGAGCTTCCGCGCTCGGTCGTTGGCTACGACCGAGTGCAGCACGTGCTGCAGGCCGAGGGCAGCATGCACTATGGCCGGGCCACCTTCGCCGACCGCGACGGCCCGGCCAGCTCAGAGCTGCAGGACGTGGTCTACGCCCACCCGGGGGAGGAGAAGCCCACGATCACCGGCGTCACCCTGGAGATCCCCGCGGGCAGCACCACCGCACTCGTCGGCCCTACAGGCGCGGGCAAGACCACCTTGACCAACCTGGCCCTGCGCCTGGTGGACGCCGACTCGGGGCGGGTTCGCATCGACGACGTCGATGCCCGCGAGCTGCAGCTGGGTGAGATCCCGGCGGTGGCCACTCTTGTCGCGCAGCAGACGTTCATGTTCGACGACAGCGTCCGCGGCAATGTCACCCTGGGGGAGTCGGCCAGCGACGAGTCGGTGTGGGAGGCGCTGCGGATCGCCCAGGCCGAGGGCTTCGTTCGCGAGCTGCCGGACGGCCTGGACACGGTCATCGGCGAGCGGGGAGGCAGCCTGTCCGGCGGTCAGCGGCAGCGGATCGCCCTGGCCCGGGCCGTGTGGCGCCGCCCCCGCCTGCTCGTCCTTGACGACGCCACCAGCGCCGTCGACCCCTCCGTGGAGCAGGCCATCCTCGCCGGGCTGCGGGAGGCCCGGGCGGGCATGACCGTCCTGGTCGTCGCCTACCGGATGGCCACCATCACGCTGGCGGACCAGGTCGTCTACCTCGAGCACGGCCGGGTCGTCGACCGTGGGCCCCACCCCGAGCTGCTCGCCCGGTGCCAGGGGTATGCCGACCTGGTGCACGCCTACGCCCGGGAGGCCGCAGAGCGCGCGGCCGTGGCCGGCCAGGAGGAGACCCAGTGA
- the pyk gene encoding pyruvate kinase translates to MRRAKIVCTLGPATDSYEQIEALVHAGMDVARLNLSHGRHEEHYERYLRVRQASDAQGRAVAVLADLQGPKIRTGTFASGPVTLATGDAFTITTRQVTGDQGSVGTTYGGLPGDVAVGDPLLIDDGKVMLRAVEVTETDVVSEVITGGVVSNNKGINLPGALVSVPATSEKDIEDLRWALRTGVDVIALSFVRSAADIEVVHRVMDEEGRRVPVIAKIEKPQAIENLDEIVDAFDGIMVARGDLGVELPLEQVPLVQKDAIQLSRERAKPVIVATQVLESMIENPRPTRAEASDCANAVLDGADAIMLSGETSVGAYPIRAVRTMASIIESTEDHGLHRIAPIRTVPRTPGGAVTRAAIAMADALDNHGVKYLVTFTQSGDTARRMARVRPQTPMLAFTTEQDTRSQLSLTWGVETFLVPFVWHTDQMVLQVEEALLREGRCQKGDLVIIVAGSPPGVSGTTNALRLHRVGDTIFGNAPAYSEEPVV, encoded by the coding sequence ATGCGTCGAGCCAAGATCGTCTGCACCCTGGGACCAGCCACCGACTCCTACGAGCAGATAGAAGCGCTCGTCCACGCCGGGATGGATGTGGCCCGCCTCAACCTTTCGCACGGCCGCCACGAGGAGCATTACGAGCGCTATCTGAGGGTGCGACAGGCCAGTGACGCGCAGGGTCGCGCAGTCGCGGTGCTGGCCGACCTGCAGGGCCCCAAGATCCGCACCGGCACCTTCGCCAGCGGTCCGGTGACCCTGGCGACCGGTGACGCCTTCACCATCACCACCCGCCAGGTCACAGGCGACCAGGGCAGCGTCGGCACCACCTACGGCGGCCTGCCCGGCGACGTCGCCGTGGGCGATCCCCTCCTCATCGACGACGGCAAGGTGATGCTGCGGGCGGTGGAGGTCACCGAGACCGACGTCGTCAGCGAGGTCATCACCGGTGGCGTCGTGTCCAACAACAAGGGGATCAACCTGCCCGGTGCCCTGGTGAGCGTCCCCGCCACGTCGGAGAAGGACATCGAGGACCTGCGTTGGGCCCTGCGCACCGGCGTCGACGTCATCGCGCTGTCCTTCGTCCGCTCCGCGGCCGATATCGAGGTCGTGCACCGGGTGATGGACGAGGAAGGCCGCCGAGTGCCGGTCATCGCCAAGATCGAGAAGCCGCAGGCGATCGAGAACCTCGATGAGATCGTCGACGCCTTCGACGGCATCATGGTGGCCCGCGGCGACCTGGGGGTCGAGCTGCCGCTGGAGCAGGTGCCGCTGGTGCAGAAGGATGCCATCCAGCTGAGCCGCGAGCGGGCCAAGCCGGTCATCGTGGCGACCCAGGTGCTGGAGTCGATGATCGAGAACCCCCGGCCCACGCGCGCCGAGGCCTCCGACTGCGCCAACGCCGTGCTCGACGGAGCCGACGCCATCATGCTCTCCGGCGAGACCTCGGTCGGCGCCTACCCCATCCGGGCGGTCCGCACGATGGCGAGCATCATCGAGTCCACCGAAGACCACGGACTGCACCGCATCGCCCCCATCCGCACCGTGCCGCGGACCCCGGGCGGGGCCGTCACCCGAGCCGCGATCGCCATGGCCGACGCGCTGGACAACCACGGCGTCAAGTACCTCGTCACCTTCACCCAGAGCGGTGACACCGCGCGCCGGATGGCGCGCGTCCGGCCCCAGACCCCGATGCTGGCCTTCACCACCGAGCAGGACACGCGTTCGCAGCTGTCCCTCACCTGGGGGGTGGAGACCTTCCTCGTGCCCTTCGTCTGGCACACCGATCAGATGGTGCTCCAGGTCGAGGAGGCGCTGTTGCGGGAGGGTCGCTGCCAGAAGGGTGACCTCGTCATCATCGTGGCCGGCTCGCCCCCCGGCGTCTCCGGCACCACCAACGCACTGCGGTTGCACCGCGTCGGTGACACGATCTTCGGCAACGCGCCGGCCTACTCCGAGGAGCCGGTGGTCTAG
- a CDS encoding MauE/DoxX family redox-associated membrane protein, which translates to MTGDADVRADPVGYAPVEPAAGTGRSAYRTRVLDVVGLIARVGLGLVLIAAGLPKILDVTGSVQNVLAYELFGYGTARLIGTMLPVVEIVLGVLLVLGLFTRAAAAAGGLLMVVFIAGIASAWARGLAIDCGCFGTGGPVEPGETAYLLDILRDLLFLAMAAWLVLRPRTPFGLDTLITKGR; encoded by the coding sequence GTGACCGGCGACGCGGACGTGCGCGCCGACCCGGTGGGCTACGCCCCCGTCGAGCCTGCAGCGGGCACCGGGCGGTCCGCATACCGGACCCGGGTCCTCGACGTGGTCGGGCTGATCGCCCGCGTCGGTCTGGGGTTGGTGCTGATCGCCGCGGGCCTGCCCAAGATCCTGGACGTCACCGGCTCGGTCCAGAACGTGCTCGCCTACGAGCTGTTCGGCTACGGCACCGCCCGCCTCATCGGCACCATGCTCCCGGTCGTGGAGATCGTGCTCGGGGTGCTGCTCGTGCTGGGTCTGTTCACCCGCGCAGCCGCCGCGGCCGGCGGTCTGCTCATGGTCGTCTTCATCGCCGGGATCGCCTCAGCCTGGGCCCGAGGTCTGGCCATCGACTGCGGCTGCTTCGGCACCGGCGGCCCCGTCGAGCCGGGCGAGACCGCCTACCTGCTCGACATCCTGCGCGATCTGCTGTTCCTGGCCATGGCGGCCTGGCTAGTGCTCCGCCCGCGCACCCCGTTCGGCCTCGACACTCTGATCACGAAAGGTCGCTGA
- the trpA gene encoding tryptophan synthase subunit alpha, which translates to MNALDAIFARCRDEGRAALVAYLPAGYPDLDSSLAAVRAVAESGADIVEVGVPYTDPLMDGPVIEQAAAQALAGGFRFHQVLDVVRAVHEAGAVPVVMSYWNPVLRHGPARFAADLANAGGAGLITPDLIPDEASAWRDAATEHGLAPIFLVAPSSTDERLAMTAQACRGFVYVASTMGVTGARDEVGEGALRLVERTRAVTDLPLCVGLGVSTGAQAAQIAAYADGVIVGSALVRAIGQDPGLGALRALTRGLAEGVRGR; encoded by the coding sequence GTGAACGCCCTGGACGCAATCTTTGCCCGGTGCCGCGATGAGGGCCGGGCCGCGCTGGTGGCCTACCTGCCGGCCGGCTACCCCGACCTGGACAGCTCCCTGGCCGCGGTCCGGGCGGTGGCCGAGAGCGGCGCCGACATCGTCGAGGTCGGCGTGCCCTACACCGACCCGCTCATGGACGGGCCGGTCATCGAGCAGGCTGCCGCACAGGCGCTCGCGGGCGGGTTCCGGTTCCACCAGGTGCTTGACGTGGTCCGCGCGGTGCACGAGGCCGGGGCGGTGCCGGTTGTCATGTCCTACTGGAACCCGGTGCTCCGCCACGGGCCGGCCCGGTTTGCCGCCGACCTCGCCAACGCCGGTGGCGCCGGCCTCATCACCCCCGACCTCATCCCCGACGAAGCCTCGGCGTGGCGCGATGCGGCTACCGAGCACGGTCTGGCCCCCATCTTCTTGGTCGCCCCCAGCTCTACCGACGAGCGGCTGGCGATGACCGCCCAGGCCTGCCGCGGCTTCGTCTACGTCGCCTCCACGATGGGCGTCACCGGCGCCCGGGATGAGGTGGGCGAGGGTGCACTCCGGCTCGTGGAGCGCACCCGCGCCGTCACCGACCTGCCACTGTGCGTCGGCCTGGGCGTGAGCACCGGGGCCCAGGCTGCACAGATCGCCGCCTACGCCGACGGTGTCATCGTCGGCTCCGCCCTGGTCCGGGCTATCGGGCAGGACCCCGGGCTGGGCGCGCTCCGGGCCCTCACGCGTGGGCTGGCCGAAGGGGTGCGCGGCCGGTGA
- a CDS encoding ABC transporter ATP-binding protein, whose translation MSPRTPATSGGSRIEAQSDLGTLATLKRGLQLSPELRKGLLVTALIAVVATLGRVVIPFVVQQTTDNGIMAEGGVDLDYVLRAILLAAGVVAITSVAQYAVNVRLFTAAESGLATLRLKAFRHIHDLSVLTQSTERRGALVSRVTSDVDTISMFVQFGGLMLLISTAQIVLATILMFIYSPALALVAYLCLLPLVILVRYLQPVLGRAYGLVRTRVGDMLGAVSESIVGATTIRAYGVEDRTAERIDRSIEAHRQSAIRAQIRSVVAFVSGQTFAGITTAVVLVVGTVLATRGHLTLGQLLAFLFLVNLFTQPVLMATEILNELQNAVAGWRRVIGVVDTPADVSDPGEDGIVQERGPITVDFEDVWYAYPGGEPVLRNVNLRIEPHTRVAIVGETGSGKTTMAKLLTRLMDPAGGRVLLDGTDLRRIPFSTLRRRVVLVPQEGFLFDQDLRENIRFGKPEASNEDLDLAVTELGLDAWVAGLPHGLDTRVGQRGESLSAGERQLVAIARAYLADPDLLVLDEATSAVDPSTEVRVQRALEGLTTGRTSVAIAHRLSTAEAADMVVVVDQGRIVEVGHHRDLVGQGGVYSRMHASWAAQRTG comes from the coding sequence GTGAGCCCGCGCACCCCGGCGACCTCCGGCGGCAGCCGGATTGAGGCCCAGAGCGACCTCGGCACCCTCGCCACTCTGAAGCGGGGCCTGCAGCTCTCGCCCGAGCTGCGCAAGGGGCTGCTGGTCACTGCGCTCATCGCCGTCGTGGCCACCCTGGGCCGCGTGGTCATCCCGTTCGTGGTCCAGCAGACGACCGACAACGGGATCATGGCCGAGGGAGGTGTCGACCTCGACTACGTCCTGCGGGCGATCCTCCTCGCGGCCGGCGTCGTCGCGATCACCTCGGTGGCGCAGTATGCCGTCAACGTCCGGCTGTTCACCGCCGCCGAGTCGGGCCTGGCCACCCTCCGGCTGAAGGCGTTCCGGCACATCCACGACCTGTCCGTGCTGACCCAGAGCACCGAGCGGCGCGGCGCCCTCGTCTCCCGGGTCACCAGCGACGTGGACACCATCTCGATGTTCGTCCAGTTCGGCGGGCTGATGCTGCTCATCAGCACCGCCCAGATCGTCCTGGCGACCATCCTGATGTTCATCTACAGCCCGGCCCTGGCACTCGTGGCCTACCTCTGCCTGCTGCCCCTGGTCATCCTGGTCCGCTACCTGCAGCCGGTCCTGGGCCGGGCCTACGGCCTGGTCCGGACCCGGGTCGGCGACATGCTGGGCGCGGTCAGCGAGTCCATCGTCGGCGCCACCACCATCCGCGCCTACGGTGTCGAGGACCGGACCGCCGAGCGCATCGACCGGTCCATCGAGGCCCACCGGCAGTCCGCGATCCGGGCCCAGATCCGCTCGGTTGTCGCCTTCGTCTCCGGCCAGACCTTCGCCGGGATCACCACCGCGGTCGTCCTCGTGGTCGGCACCGTGCTGGCCACCCGCGGCCACCTGACCCTGGGCCAGCTGCTGGCGTTCCTCTTCCTGGTCAACCTGTTCACGCAGCCGGTGCTGATGGCCACCGAGATCCTCAACGAGCTGCAGAACGCGGTCGCCGGCTGGCGGCGGGTGATCGGGGTCGTCGACACCCCGGCCGACGTCTCCGACCCGGGGGAGGACGGGATCGTGCAGGAGCGGGGGCCGATCACCGTCGACTTCGAGGACGTCTGGTACGCCTACCCCGGTGGCGAGCCGGTGCTGCGCAACGTCAACCTGCGCATCGAGCCGCATACCAGGGTGGCGATCGTGGGGGAGACCGGATCGGGCAAGACCACGATGGCCAAGTTGCTGACCCGCCTGATGGACCCCGCGGGGGGCCGCGTGCTGCTGGATGGCACCGACCTGCGCCGGATCCCGTTCTCCACGCTGCGTCGCCGTGTCGTCCTCGTCCCGCAGGAGGGGTTCCTCTTCGACCAGGACCTGCGCGAGAACATCCGCTTCGGCAAGCCCGAGGCCAGCAACGAGGACCTCGACCTCGCCGTCACCGAGCTGGGGCTGGACGCCTGGGTCGCCGGGCTGCCGCACGGCCTGGACACCAGGGTCGGTCAGCGTGGCGAGTCCCTGTCCGCGGGGGAGCGGCAGCTGGTCGCCATTGCCCGGGCCTACCTGGCCGACCCCGACCTGCTCGTCCTCGACGAGGCCACCAGCGCTGTCGACCCCTCCACCGAGGTCCGGGTCCAGCGTGCCCTGGAGGGACTGACGACCGGCCGCACCTCGGTCGCCATCGCCCACCGGCTCTCCACCGCAGAGGCCGCCGACATGGTGGTCGTGGTCGACCAGGGCCGGATCGTCGAGGTCGGACACCACCGGGACCTGGTCGGGCAGGGCGGTGTCTACTCCCGGATGCACGCCTCCTGGGCGGCGCAGCGGACCGGCTGA
- the trpB gene encoding tryptophan synthase subunit beta encodes MSTATGRFGDFGGRFVPEALVAALEELDAARTDAMADPDFRAELDGLQESYTGRPSPLTEVQRFARHAGRARVFLKREDLNHTGSHKINNVLGQALLAVRMGKRRVIAETGAGQHGVATATAAALMGLECTVYMGEVDTRRQALNVARMRLLGATVVPVATGSATLKDAINEAMRDWVTHVDHTHYLLGTVTGPHPFPTMVRDFHAVIGQEARDQVQTVAGRLPDAVCACVGGGSNAMGIFHAFRDDAQVALRGFEAGGEGPEQGRHAARFSGGVPGVLHGAATYVLQDEDGQTLQTHSVSAGLDYPSVGPEHAFLHDSGRATYEPVTDAEAMDAFALLCRTEGIIPAIESAHALAGALRVGRELTAAAGQDGPEPVVLVNLSGRGDKDVDTAARWFGLVDGQELVEAEQLKASEPVAEAEGSGW; translated from the coding sequence GTGAGCACGGCGACCGGCCGGTTCGGTGACTTCGGCGGACGTTTCGTGCCCGAGGCGCTGGTCGCGGCGCTGGAGGAGCTGGACGCCGCCCGGACCGACGCGATGGCCGACCCGGACTTCCGCGCCGAGCTCGACGGCCTCCAGGAGTCCTACACGGGGCGGCCCAGCCCGCTGACGGAGGTGCAACGCTTCGCCCGGCACGCCGGCCGCGCCCGGGTCTTCCTCAAGCGCGAGGACCTCAACCACACCGGTTCCCACAAGATCAACAACGTCTTGGGGCAGGCGCTGCTCGCGGTCCGGATGGGCAAGCGCCGGGTGATCGCCGAGACCGGCGCCGGCCAGCACGGCGTCGCCACCGCCACCGCGGCCGCCCTGATGGGTCTGGAGTGCACGGTCTACATGGGCGAGGTCGACACTCGCCGACAGGCGCTGAACGTCGCCCGGATGCGGCTGCTCGGCGCGACCGTGGTGCCCGTCGCCACCGGCAGCGCCACGCTCAAGGACGCTATCAACGAGGCGATGCGCGACTGGGTGACCCACGTCGATCACACCCACTATTTGTTGGGCACCGTGACCGGTCCCCACCCCTTCCCGACCATGGTGCGCGACTTCCACGCCGTCATCGGTCAGGAGGCCCGCGACCAGGTCCAAACGGTGGCTGGCCGCCTTCCGGACGCCGTGTGCGCCTGCGTCGGGGGTGGTTCCAACGCGATGGGCATCTTCCACGCCTTCCGCGACGACGCCCAGGTGGCGCTGCGCGGCTTCGAGGCGGGCGGTGAGGGCCCAGAGCAGGGCCGGCACGCCGCCCGTTTCTCCGGGGGGGTCCCAGGGGTGCTGCACGGTGCGGCCACCTACGTGCTGCAGGACGAGGACGGCCAGACCCTGCAGACCCATTCAGTCTCGGCCGGTCTGGACTACCCCAGCGTTGGTCCCGAGCACGCCTTCCTGCACGACAGCGGCCGCGCCACCTACGAGCCGGTGACCGACGCGGAGGCGATGGACGCCTTCGCCCTGCTCTGCCGCACCGAGGGCATCATCCCGGCCATCGAGAGCGCCCACGCCCTCGCCGGGGCGCTTCGGGTGGGGCGCGAGCTGACCGCCGCCGCCGGCCAGGACGGGCCCGAGCCGGTGGTCCTGGTCAACCTCTCCGGCCGCGGGGACAAGGACGTGGACACCGCTGCCCGGTGGTTCGGCCTTGTCGACGGCCAAGAGCTGGTCGAGGCCGAGCAGCTCAAGGCCTCAGAGCCGGTCGCCGAGGCCGAAGGGAGCGGGTGGTGA